In Eucalyptus grandis isolate ANBG69807.140 chromosome 4, ASM1654582v1, whole genome shotgun sequence, the following proteins share a genomic window:
- the LOC104441854 gene encoding deoxyribodipyrimidine photo-lyase, protein MAARASNSVQPGRFRVLKEGTRRPGGEVGGGPVVYWMFRDQRWRDNWALIHAVDQANRADAPLAVAFNLFDRFLGANARQLGFMLRGLQQLHREIEGSLGIPFFLFEGEADETIPKFLKECGASLLVTDFSPLRTIRQCKEKICERVDDSVTVHEVDAHNIVPAWVASQKLEYSAKTIRGKINKMLPEYLIDFPTLQPSSRRWDTTHQSIDWDNLIADVLRKGAEVPELSWCKPGETAALEVLMGNENGFLTKRLRNYSADRNNPLKPKGLSGLSPYLHFGQISAQRCALEAHKVRKSYPQAVDAFLEELIVRRELADNFCFYQPHYDSLKGAWEWARKTLMDHASDKREHIYTREQLDKALTADPLWNASQLEMVYHGKMHGFMRMYWAKKILEWTKGPEEALETALYLNDKYEIDGRDPNGYVGCMWSICGVHDQGWRERPIFGKIRYMNYAGCKRKFDVDGYIAYVKKLVGEVKKRKAETDLDKEAKRLCC, encoded by the exons ATGGCGGCTAGGGCGTCGAATTCCGTTCAGCCGGggaggtttagggttttgaaggaAGGGACGAGGCGCCCCGGCGGCGAGGTCGGAGGAGGGCCCGTGGTTTACTGGATGTTCAGAGACCAGCGGTGGAGGGACAACTGGGCGCTGATCCACGCCGTTGACCAGGCGAACCGCGCGGACGCGCCCCTCGCGGTGGCCTTCAACCTGTTCGACCGGTTCCTGGGCGCGAATGCGAGGCAGCTGGGGTTCATGCTCCGAGGCCTGCAGCAGCTGCACCGGGAGATCGAGGGGAGTCTCGGGATTCCCTTCTTCTTGTTTGAG GGGGAAGCTGATGAGACTATACCAAAGTTTCTTAAAGAATGTGGGGCTTCACTTTTGGTTACAGATTTTTCACCCTTAAGGACAATTCGCCAGTGTAAGGAGAAAATCTGCGAGAGAGTTGATGATTCAGTGACTGTACATGAAGTTGATGCTCACAATATTGTACCTGCTTGGGTAGCATCACAGAAGTTGGAATACAGTGCTAAAACTATTAGGGGAAAGATCAATAAAATGCTTCCAGAGTATTTGATTGATTTCCCTACCCTGCAACCGTCAAGTAGAAGATGGGATACCACCCATCAATCGATTGATTGGGACAATCTTATTGCAGATGTCCTGAG GAAAGGAGCAGAAGTTCCGGAACTCAGTTGGTGTAAGCCCGGGGAAACTGCTGCACTGGAAGTACTGATGGGAAATGAAAATGGGTTTCTGActaaaagattgagaaattattcTGCAGACCGGAACAATCCATTGAAACCCAAGGGGCTTTCTGGACTTTCTccttatttgcattttggccaGATATCTGCCCAGCGATGTGCTTTAGAAGCGCATAAAGTACGGAAAAGTTATCCTCAG GCAGTAGATGCATTCTTGGAGGAGTTGATTGTGAGGAGGGAACTTGCTGACAACTTCTGCTTCTATCAGCCTCATTATGATTCATTAAAGGGGGCATGGGAGTGGGCAAGGAAGACATTGATGGATCATGCCTCTGACAAGCGAGAACATATCTACAC AAGGGAACAGTTGGATAAAGCTCTAACAGCTGATCCA CTTTGGAATGCCTCTCAGCTTGAGATGGTATACCATGGGAAAATGCATGGCTTCATGAG AATGTACTGGGCCAAAAAGATTCTTGAGTGGACAAAAGGACCTGAAGAAGCGCTTGAAACAGCTCTATATTTGAATGACAAG TATGAAATAGATGGACGGGATCCCAATGGCTATGTGGGATGTATGTGGTCAATATGTGGTGTTCATGACCAG GGTTGGCGAGAGAGACCAATATTTGGGAAAATACGATACATGAACTATGCGGGGTGCAAGAGGAAATTCGATGTTGATGGATACATTGCTTATGTCAAGAAGCTGGTTGGCGaggtgaagaaaagaaaagcagaaacCGATTTAGATAAGGAAGCCAAGCGACTCTGCTGCTAA